In Stomoxys calcitrans chromosome 2, idStoCalc2.1, whole genome shotgun sequence, the following proteins share a genomic window:
- the LOC106092322 gene encoding opsin Rh1: MERFAEPSSQMMGPKFAALMNGSVTDKVTPDMAHLIQDYWHQFPPMDPMWNKILAAYLLTIGILAWIGNGTVIYIFGTTKSLRTPANLLVINLAVSDFGMMVLNTPMMGTNLYFETWIWGPMMCDVYAGLGSAFGCSSIWSMCMVALDRYNVIVKGMAGQPMTIKLAIFKIIFVWAMASIWTFAPVFGWSRYIPEGNLTSCGIDYLERDWNPRSYLILYTIFVYYIPLFLICYSYWFIIAAVSAHEKAMREQAKKMNVKSLRSSEDAEKSAEGKLAKVALVTISLWFMAWTPYQVINTLGLFKYEGLTPLNTIWGACFAKSATVYNPIVYATSHPKYRIALKEKCPCCVCGNVDDGKSSDATSQATEGESKA, translated from the exons ATGGAAAG atttgctGAGCCATCGTCCCAAATGATGGGACCAAAATTCGCAGCCCTCATGAATGGATCGGTGACGGataag GTAAcacccgatatggcccacttgatCCAAGACTATTGGCATCAATTTCCCCCCATGGATCCCATGTGGAATAAAATTCTCGCCGCCTATCTGCTGACTATTGGTATACTTGCTTGGATTGGCAATGGAACTGTGATCTACATTTTTGGCACAACAAAATCTCTGCGCACGCCAGCCAATCTGCTGGTCATTAACTTGGCGGTATCAGATTTCGGAATGATGGTCCTGAACACACCAATGATGGGCACAAATCTCTACTTTGAGACCTGGATATGGGGACCCATGATGTGTGATGTCTATGCTGGTTTGGGTTCGGCATTCGGTTGCAGTTCCATTTGGTCCATGTGCATGGTGGCATTGGATCGTTACAATGTCATTGTCAAGGGTATGGCTGGACAGCCGATGACCATCAAATTGGCCATATTTAAGATTATATTTGTGTGGGCCATGGCCAGTATTTGGACATTTGCCCCAGTGTTCGGATGGAGCCG CTACATTCCTGAGGGCAATTTGACCTCATGCGGCATTGATTATTTGGAACGTGACTGGAATCCACGCTCCTATTTGATACTGTATACCATCTTTGTTTACTACATTCCATTGTTCTTGATCTGCTATTCCTATTGGTTCATTATTGCT GCTGTATCTGCCCACGAAAAAGCCATGCGCGAACAAGCCAAGAAAATGAATGTCAAATCCCTGCGCTCCTCAGAGGATGCCGAAAAATCTGCCGAAGGCAAATTGGCCAAAGTAGCTTTGGTTACCATCTCGCTGTGGTTCATGGCCTGGACTCCCTATCAGGTCATCAATACCTTGGGACTATTCAAATACGAGGGATTGACACCACTGAACACCATCTGGGGAGCCTGCTTTGCCAAATCGGCCACCGTCTACAATCCAATTGTGTATGCCACAAg CCATCCCAAATACCGCATTGCCTTGAAAGAGAAATGCCCCTGCTGCGTCTGTGGCAATGTTGATGATGGCAAATCCAGCGATGCCACCTCTCAGGCAACTGAGGGTGAATCCAAGGCGTAA
- the LOC106092323 gene encoding opsin Rh1 isoform X2 yields the protein MMHLIHPYWSQFPAMDRMWYNILTLYMVLIGIISWCGNGVVIYVFSTTKSLRTPANLLVINLALSDFGMMLLNTPMMGINLYYRTWILGPMMCDIYAGLGSAFGCSSIWSMCMISLDRYNVIVKGMAGQPMTIKLAIFKIMFIWFMSSIWTLAPVFGWSRYVPEGNLTSCGIDYLERAWNPRTYLIFYTIFVYYIPLFLICYSYWFIIAAVSAHEKAMREQAKKMNVKSLRSSEDDEKSAEGKLAKVALVTISLWFVAWTPYQVINTLGLFKYEGLTPLNTIWGACFAKSAACYNPIVYGISHPKYRIALKEKCPCCVFGKVGDGKSSDVTSQATRQEESKA from the exons ATGATGCACTTAATACATCCCTATTGGAGTCAATTTCctgccatggatcgcatgtggtATAACATCCTTACGCTGTATATGGTTCTCATAGGGATTATCTCATGGTGTGGCAATGGTGTTGTCATCTATGTCTTCTCGACCACAAAATCTCTACGCACTCCAGCCAATTTGTTGGTGATAAACTTAGCCCTATCCGATTTTGGCATGATGTTGCTGAATACCCCAATGATGGGTATAAATTTATATTATCGCACATGGATATTGGGACCCATGATGTGTGATATATATGCGGGTTTGGGTTCAGCATTTGGTTGTAGTTCCATATGGTCCATGTGTATGATATCATTGGATCGTTATAATGTCATTGTCAAGGGTATGGCGGGACAACCGATGACAATAAAATTGGCCatatttaaaataatgtttatatGGTTTATGTCGAGTATTTGGACTTTGGCGCCGGTGTTTGGCTGGAGCAG ATATGTGCCAGAAGGCAATTTAACCTCATGTGGCATTGATTACTTGGAAAGAGCTTGGAATCCTCGCACCTATTTAATTTtctataccatatttgtttATTATATACCTTTGTTTTTGATATGCTATTCCTATTGGTTTATCATAgcg gcTGTCTCGGCTCATGAAAAAGCTATGCGCGAACAAGCCAAGAAAATGAATGTCAAGTCTTTGCGTTCCTCTGAAGATGACGAGAAATCGGCCGAAGGCAAATTGGCCAAGGTGGCTTTGGTTACCATCTCACTGTGGTTTGTGGCCTGGACCCCTTATCAGGTCATCAATACCTTGGGTCTATTCAAATATGAGGGATTGACCCCATTAAATACCATATGGGGTGCTTGTTTTGCCAAATCAGCGGCCTGTTATAATCCCATTGTGTATGGTATAAG TCATCCCAAATATCGCATTGCTTTGAAGGAGAAATGCCCGTGTTGTGTCTTTGGCAAAGTTGGTGATGGCAAATCCAGTGATGTCACATCTCAGGCTACCCGTCAAGAGGAATCTAAGGCGTAA
- the LOC106092323 gene encoding opsin Rh1 isoform X1 → MNLLEPSFGPLFGSRGNGSVTDNVTPDMMHLIHPYWSQFPAMDRMWYNILTLYMVLIGIISWCGNGVVIYVFSTTKSLRTPANLLVINLALSDFGMMLLNTPMMGINLYYRTWILGPMMCDIYAGLGSAFGCSSIWSMCMISLDRYNVIVKGMAGQPMTIKLAIFKIMFIWFMSSIWTLAPVFGWSRYVPEGNLTSCGIDYLERAWNPRTYLIFYTIFVYYIPLFLICYSYWFIIAAVSAHEKAMREQAKKMNVKSLRSSEDDEKSAEGKLAKVALVTISLWFVAWTPYQVINTLGLFKYEGLTPLNTIWGACFAKSAACYNPIVYGISHPKYRIALKEKCPCCVFGKVGDGKSSDVTSQATRQEESKA, encoded by the exons ATGAATTTATTGGAACCTTCATTTGGACCCTTGTTTGGATCCCGTGGCAATGGTTCTGTTACAGATAAT GTCACTCCCGATATGATGCACTTAATACATCCCTATTGGAGTCAATTTCctgccatggatcgcatgtggtATAACATCCTTACGCTGTATATGGTTCTCATAGGGATTATCTCATGGTGTGGCAATGGTGTTGTCATCTATGTCTTCTCGACCACAAAATCTCTACGCACTCCAGCCAATTTGTTGGTGATAAACTTAGCCCTATCCGATTTTGGCATGATGTTGCTGAATACCCCAATGATGGGTATAAATTTATATTATCGCACATGGATATTGGGACCCATGATGTGTGATATATATGCGGGTTTGGGTTCAGCATTTGGTTGTAGTTCCATATGGTCCATGTGTATGATATCATTGGATCGTTATAATGTCATTGTCAAGGGTATGGCGGGACAACCGATGACAATAAAATTGGCCatatttaaaataatgtttatatGGTTTATGTCGAGTATTTGGACTTTGGCGCCGGTGTTTGGCTGGAGCAG ATATGTGCCAGAAGGCAATTTAACCTCATGTGGCATTGATTACTTGGAAAGAGCTTGGAATCCTCGCACCTATTTAATTTtctataccatatttgtttATTATATACCTTTGTTTTTGATATGCTATTCCTATTGGTTTATCATAgcg gcTGTCTCGGCTCATGAAAAAGCTATGCGCGAACAAGCCAAGAAAATGAATGTCAAGTCTTTGCGTTCCTCTGAAGATGACGAGAAATCGGCCGAAGGCAAATTGGCCAAGGTGGCTTTGGTTACCATCTCACTGTGGTTTGTGGCCTGGACCCCTTATCAGGTCATCAATACCTTGGGTCTATTCAAATATGAGGGATTGACCCCATTAAATACCATATGGGGTGCTTGTTTTGCCAAATCAGCGGCCTGTTATAATCCCATTGTGTATGGTATAAG TCATCCCAAATATCGCATTGCTTTGAAGGAGAAATGCCCGTGTTGTGTCTTTGGCAAAGTTGGTGATGGCAAATCCAGTGATGTCACATCTCAGGCTACCCGTCAAGAGGAATCTAAGGCGTAA